In the genome of Amaranthus tricolor cultivar Red isolate AtriRed21 chromosome 15, ASM2621246v1, whole genome shotgun sequence, one region contains:
- the LOC130800805 gene encoding uncharacterized protein LOC130800805, with amino-acid sequence MDLFYILVFGALAAVVAALELSKTSKDRINTSSAFNSFKNNYVLVYSLMMAGDWLQGPYVYYLYTTYGFSKGEIGQLFIAGFGSSMLFGTIVGSLADKQGRKRACVTYCLTYIMSCITKHSPQYKILMIGRILGGIATSLLFSAFESWLVAEHNKKGFEQQWLSVTFSKAIFLGNGLVAILAGLLGNLLVHTFGLGAVAPFDAASCFLAIGMVIILTSWGENFGDASDNKDLLTQFKTAAVAIASDEKIALLGAIQSLFEGSMYTFVFLWTPALSPNDEDIPHGFIFATFMLASMLGSSFASRLLARSAKVESYMQIVFTVSSASLMLPIVTSFLVTPSAVKGGGITFSGCIQLLGFCVFEACVGIFWPSIMKMRSQYIPEEARSTIMNFFRIPLNIFVCIVLYNVEAFPITVMFGMCSIFLFVASLLQRRLLVIADTQRPKPQEWSAMKERDPEAEPLNV; translated from the exons ATGGACCTTTTCTACATTCTAGTTTTTGGTGCATTAGCTGCAGTTGTTGCTGCATTAGAACTCAGCAAAACTAGCAAAGATCGCATCAATACTTCCTCTGCTTTCAATTCTTTCAAGAACAATTACGTGCTTGTTTACTCTCTCATGATGG CTGGGGATTGGCTACAAGGTCCATATGTGTATTATCTTTACACTACGTATGGATTTAGCAAGGGTGAGATTGGGCAGCTTTTTATTGCCGGGTTTGGATCTTCCATGTTGTTTGGGACAATTGTTGGATCCCTTGCTGATAAACA GGGTCGTAAGAGGGCATGTGTAACTTATTGCCTTACTTATATTATGAGCTGCATTACTAAGCACTCTCCacaatacaaaattctaatgATTGGGCGTATTTTGGGAGGCATTGCTACATCCCTTCTGTTTTCGGCCTTCGAATCTTGGCTTGTTGCCGAGCATAATAAG AAAGGATTTGAACAGCAATGGCTTTCTGTGACTTTCTCCAAGGCAATTTTCCTTGGCAATGGTCTAGTTGCTATTTTGGCTGGATTATTGGGAAATTTGCTTGTTCATACTTTTGGGTTAGGTGCTGTTGCTCCATTTGATGCTGCATCATGTTTCCTTGCAATCGGTATGGTAATCATACTGACTTCGTGGGGTGAAAACTTTGGGGATGCTTCAGATAATAAAGATCTGCTTACACAGTTCAAGACTGCTGCCGTTGCTATTGCTTCTG ATGAGAAAATTGCGTTGTTGGGTGCCATACAGTCCCTGTTTGAAGGTTCCATGTATACGTTCGTGTTTCTATGGACACCCGCTTTGAGCCCAAATGATGAAGATATTCCTCATGGTTTCATCTTTGCAACATTCATGTTGGCCTCAATGTTGGGAAGTTCATTTGCATCACGATTGCTGGCCCGCTCTGCCAAAGTTGAGAGCTATATGCAAATCGTCTTCACCGTCTCTTCTGCCTCCCTCATGCTCCCCATTGTGACTAGT TTTCTGGTAACACCATCGGCTGTGAAAGGCGGAGGCATCACATTTTCTGGTTGCATCCAGCTACTTGGTTTCTGTGTATTTGAGGCTTGTGTGGGTATTTTCTGGCCATCTATTATGAAGATGAGGTCACAATACATTCCTGAAGAGGCACGAAGTACAATCATGAACTTCTTTCGCATACCTTTGAATATCTTCGTATGCATTGTTCTTTACAAC GTTGAAGCATTCCCCATAACGGTCATGTTTGGCATGTGTTCCATTTTCCTGTTTGTGGCATCCCTATTGCAAAGGCGGCTTTTAGTCATTGCTGATACTCAAAGACCTA AGCCACAAGAATGGTCGGCAATGAAGGAGAGGGATCCTGAAGCAGAGCCACTTAACGTATGA
- the LOC130800809 gene encoding uncharacterized protein LOC130800809 isoform X1, translating to MALPGTFNPNLNRSLLLKSSIQNSWESIPRIQSFRRNPPSKSMFMIVKCNSISENGNGNGSLKNSLSNIVDKRVEELLGKEENKELLDKLNKASERVEIARQELAEIERQELEAQQMRKYINELEKRASQIAECQDEVLEARAMVEEAERSLSMNMEKRGEISREVERWESVKAASISALVGTLAAAPIYLNKVTSGSELLLQLGVTFASCALFGVTFRYVVRRDLDDSHLKSGASAAFAVVKGLATLSGGSPLELNTESFISHAVDGGFLVLQDLFIFTFAAVSLDFCFKTRFVSPFPIVNDKI from the exons ATGGCATTACCAGGTACTTTTAACCCAAATCTCAATCGTTCTTTACTACTCAAATCATCAATTCAGAATTCCTGGGAATCAATACCCAGAATTCAAAGCTTCCGCAGAAACCCACCATCCAAATCCATGTTTATGATAGTAAAATGCAACTCCATTTCAGAAAATGGAAATGGGAATGGAAGCTTGAAGAATTCACTGTCTAATATAGTGGATAAAAGAGTGGAAGAATTGTTGGGGAAAGAAGAGAATAAGGAATTGTTGGATAAGCTAAACAAGGCTTCTGAAAGAGTTGAAATTGCTAGACAAGAACTTGCTGAGATTGAGAGGCAAGAACTTGAAGCTCAACAAATGAGGAAATATATCAATGAACTTGAAAAAAGGGCATCTCAG ATTGCAGAGTGCCAGGATGAAGTATTAGAAGCAAGAGCAATGGTTGAAGAAGCGGAACGATCGTTATCTATGAACATGGAGAAGCGGGGGGAGATCAGCCGAGAAGTAGAGAGGTGGGAATCAGTAAAAGCCGCTTCAATATCTGCGTTGGTAGGAACCCTTGCCGCGGCTCCCATATACCTTAATAAGGTGACAAGCGGTTCCGAGTTGTTGCTTCAATTAGGAGTCACCTTTGCTAGTTGTGCATTGTTTGGTGTCACTTTCCGGTATGTAGTTAGAAGAGATTTGGATGATAGTCATCTTAAATCCGGGGCGTCTGCAGCTTTTGCTGTCGTAAAAG GTCTTGCTACATTGAGTGGAGGGTCGCCCTTGGAGCTGAACACGGAAAGTTTCATATCTCACGCTGTGGATGGGGGATTCTTGGTGTTGCAGGATCTGTTTATATTCACATTTGCTGCTGTTAGTTTGGATTTCTGCTTTAAAACAAGGTTTGTAAGTCCGTTTCCTATCGTGAACGATAAGATCTGA
- the LOC130800802 gene encoding oligopeptide transporter 7-like: MDDPNENTPLISTHQQEDPDSIHENYEEEHHHQESQPLLNPSSSFKDENSPVKQVALTVPTTDDPNLPVLTFRMWFLGTLSCVVLSFLNQFFWYRTEPLSITAISAQIAVVPLGQWMASTLPNRRMLRGTRWEFSLNPGPFNVKEHVLITIFANAGAGSVYAIHIVTVVKIYFKKHLTFFVSLLVVLTTQVLGFGWAGIFRRYLVEPAEMWWPSNLVQVSLFRALHEKEERSKGSLTRTQFFLISFICSFAYYVFPGYLFQMLTSLSWVCWLWPKSILAQQLGSGLHGLGIAAIGLDWSSVSSYLGSPLASPWFATANVAAGFLIVMYVVTPISYWFNLYKAKTFPIFSSQLFTSSGSVYNITAIVDSHFRIDEEAYQQQGHLYLSTFFAMTYGVGFAALSATVVHVALFHGREIWEQSQASFKEKKIDIHTKLMARYKEAPEWWFWVILVVNIAATIFACEYYKEQLQLPWWGVLLACGIAFIFTLPIGIITAITNQTPGLNIITEYIIGYIYPGYPVANMCFKVYGYISMMQAITFLQDFKLGHYMKIPPRTMFMAQVVGTLISALVYLSTAWWLMETIPDICVQTATNSVWTCPGDTVFYDASVIWGLIGPRRIFGNEGIYEAINWFFLGGAIAPILVWLATKAFPNQEWIRLINMPVLIAATGMMPPATAVNYTTWILVGFLSGYVVFRYAPEWWERHNYLLSGALDAGLAFMGVALYLCLGLEEISLDWWGNDLDGCPYASCPTEKGVMVQGCPVGYS; this comes from the exons ATGGATGATCCAAACGAAAACACCCCATTAA TTTCAACCCATCAACAAGAAGATCCAGATTCAATACATGAAAACTATGAAGaagaacatcatcatcaagaaaGTCAACCCTTACTCaatccatcatcatcatttaaagATGAGAATTCACCGGTCAAACAAGTGGCGTTGACTGTTCCGACCACAGATGATCCAAACTTACCGGTGTTGACTTTCAGAATGTGGTTCCTAGGAACATTATCATGTGTAGTATTatctttccttaaccagtttttCTGGTACCGTACAGAACCGTTAAGTATAACGGCTATATCTGCTCAGATTGCTGTTGTACCTTTGGGACAATGGATGGCGTCGACGCTTCCTAACCGTAGGATGTTAAGAGGGACAAGATGGGAATTCTCGTTAAATCCAGGACCGTTTAATGTGAAGGAACATGTTTTGATTACAATATTTGCAAATGCTGGGGCTGGAAGTGTTTATGCTATACATATTGTTACTGTTGTCAAGATTTATTTTAAGAAACATCTcactttttttgtttctttactTGTTGTTCTTACCACCCAG GTGTTGGGGTTTGGATGGGCTGGTATTTTCCGGCGTTATCTTGTTGAGCCCGCTGAAATGTGGTGGCCTTCCAATCTTGTTCAAGTTTCTCTTTTCAG GGCTCTGCACGAGAAGGAAGAACGGTCCAAAGGCAGTCTTACTCGCACCCAATTCTTCCTAATATCTTTCATATGCAGCTTTGCATATTATGTTTTTCCAGGATACCTCTTCCAAATGTTAACTTCTCTATCCTGGGTATGTTGGCTTTGGCCCAAATCTATACTAGCCCAACAATTGGGATCTGGGCTACACGGGCTTGGGATTGCAGCCATTGGGCTAGATTGGTCCAGTGTCTCATCCTATCTTGGAAGCCCACTTGCAAGCCCATGGTTTGCCACTGCCAATGTTGCTGCTGGCTTTTTGATAGTTATGTATGTGGTTACTCCTATTAGCTATTGGTTTAACCTTTATAAAGCCAAAACTTTCCCTATATTTTCAAGTCAACTCTTCACATCATCAGGTTCAGTTTACAATATAACTGCTATTGTAGACTCCCATTTTCGTATCGATGAAGAGGCTTACCAACAACAAGGCCATCTTTACCTTAGCACTTTTTTCGCTATGACTTATGGAGTCGGATTTGCTGCATTAAGTGCGACTGTTGTGCATGTAGCACTCTTTCATGGAAG GGAAATATGGGAGCAAAGTCAGGCGAGTTTCAAAGAGAAGAAAATAGACATACATACAAAGCTAATGGCACGGTACAAGGAAGCCCCCGAGTGGTGGTTTTGGGTGATCTTGGTTGTTAACATTGCGGCTACGATCTTTGCTTGTGAATATTACAAGGAACAACTCCAACTTCCATGGTGGGGGGTTTTGCTTGCTTGTGGCATTGCCTTCATCTTTACACTTCCTATTGGAATTATAACTGCTATCACAAATCAA ACTCCCGGTTTGAATATCATCACGGAGTACATCATTGGATACATCTACCCTGGATATCCGGTGGCAAATATGTGCTTTAAAGTTTATGGTTACATTAGTATGATGCAAGCCATTACCTTCTTGCAAGATTTCAAACTAGGCCATTATATGAAAATTCCTCCTAGAACAATGTTCATGGCTCAG GTAGTGGGAACTCTTATATCCGCGTTGGTTTACCTTAGCACGGCATGGTGGCTAATGGAAACCATCCCGGATATTTGTGTACAAACAGCCACAAATAGCGTATGGACATGTCCTGGTGACACTGTATTTTACGATGCCTCAGTCATATGGGGTTTGATTGGACCTCGTAGAATCTTTGGAAACGAAGGGATCTATGAGGCGATTAATTGGTTTTTCTTAGGAGGAGCTATTGCTCCGATTTTGGTTTGGTTAGCTACTAAGGCATTTCCGAACCAAGAATGGATTAGGCTTATAAACATGCCTGTACTAATCGCAGCAACAGGAATGATGCCACCAGCAACTGCGGTGAATTACACAACATGGATTCTGGTGGGTTTTCTGTCTGGATATGTGGTGTTTAGGTATGCTCCGGAATGGTGGGAACGCCACAATTACTTGCTCTCCGGTGCACTCGATGCTGGGTTAGCTTTCATGGGAGTGGCCTTGTATCTTTGCTTAGGGTTGGAAGAAATTAGTCTTGATTGGTGGGGAAATGATCTTGATGGCTGCCCTTATGCATCTTGTCCTACTGAGAAAGGTGTAATGGTTCAGGGTTGTCCTGTTGGGTACAGctaa
- the LOC130800806 gene encoding uncharacterized protein LOC130800806, which yields MYVTKFSSLLNFSSSDITRISFRIQSTKQLAVSMSTSASPPNLSLKSRLRNGECLYGLFFDTFSPTIAQISGHAGYDFVVVDMEHGYGGISEALSCLNALAASQTSAILRLPECSAMWAKKALDLGPQGIMFPMIHNPELAKEAVSYCRYPRAGIRGVAHPITRASKFGFDSEYLDWCEEELLIMCQIESEEAVEKIHGITAVDGLDCIMLGPTDLSANMGYIRDPGNENAVKAVQTVENVVLDMQSKGNKSVYLAGFAMPHDEPKELKKRGYNMICGAVDILLYRDAAIKDVQKFKTSI from the coding sequence ATGTATGTCACAAAATTTAGTTCACTCTTAAACTTCTCCTCGAGTGATATTACAAGAATTAGCTTCAGGATTCAATCTACAAAACAACTAGCAGTAAGCATGTCTACCTCAGCTTCTCCACCTAATCTCTCTCTCAAATCACGCCTTCGAAATGGAGAGTGCTTGTATGGGCTCTTCTTTGACACTTTCTCTCCCACCATCGCCCAGATTTCTGGGCATGCTGGGTATGATTTTGTTGTAGTTGACATGGAGCATGGCTATGGTGGGATATCCGAGGCTCTTTCTTGCCTCAACGCCCTTGCTGCCTCTCAAACTTCGGCAATCCTACGATTGCCAGAGTGTTCTGCCATGTGGGCTAAGAAGGCCTTGGATTTAGGTCCACAAGGGATCATGTTCCCCATGATTCACAACCCTGAGTTGGCCAAAGAGGCTGTATCCTACTGTCGTTATCCACGAGCTGGTATTCGTGGGGTGGCCCATCCTATTACTCGGGCTTCCAAGTTTGGCTTTGATTCAGAATACCTAGACTGGTGTGAAGAGGAGTTGCTAATCATGTGCCAAATTGAGTCCGAGGAGGCTGTTGAAAAGATCCATGGGATCACTGCTGTGGATGGGCTGGACTGTATCATGCTCGGGCCAACTGATCTGAGTGCTAACATGGGCTATATTAGGGATCCAGGTAATGAAAATGCAGTGAAGGCGGTGCAGACGGTGGAGAATGTAGTGTTAGACATGCAATCCAAGGGAAATAAAAGTGTTTATCTAGCCGGATTTGCTATGCCGCACGATGAACCTAAGGAGCTCAAAAAGCGTGGGTATAATATGATTTGTGGTGCCGTTGATATTCTACTTTATAGGGATGCTGCCATTAAGGATGTTCAGAAGTTCAAAACTTCTATCTAG
- the LOC130800809 gene encoding uncharacterized protein LOC130800809 isoform X2: MALPENGNGNGSLKNSLSNIVDKRVEELLGKEENKELLDKLNKASERVEIARQELAEIERQELEAQQMRKYINELEKRASQIAECQDEVLEARAMVEEAERSLSMNMEKRGEISREVERWESVKAASISALVGTLAAAPIYLNKVTSGSELLLQLGVTFASCALFGVTFRYVVRRDLDDSHLKSGASAAFAVVKGLATLSGGSPLELNTESFISHAVDGGFLVLQDLFIFTFAAVSLDFCFKTRFVSPFPIVNDKI, from the exons ATGGCATTACCAG AAAATGGAAATGGGAATGGAAGCTTGAAGAATTCACTGTCTAATATAGTGGATAAAAGAGTGGAAGAATTGTTGGGGAAAGAAGAGAATAAGGAATTGTTGGATAAGCTAAACAAGGCTTCTGAAAGAGTTGAAATTGCTAGACAAGAACTTGCTGAGATTGAGAGGCAAGAACTTGAAGCTCAACAAATGAGGAAATATATCAATGAACTTGAAAAAAGGGCATCTCAG ATTGCAGAGTGCCAGGATGAAGTATTAGAAGCAAGAGCAATGGTTGAAGAAGCGGAACGATCGTTATCTATGAACATGGAGAAGCGGGGGGAGATCAGCCGAGAAGTAGAGAGGTGGGAATCAGTAAAAGCCGCTTCAATATCTGCGTTGGTAGGAACCCTTGCCGCGGCTCCCATATACCTTAATAAGGTGACAAGCGGTTCCGAGTTGTTGCTTCAATTAGGAGTCACCTTTGCTAGTTGTGCATTGTTTGGTGTCACTTTCCGGTATGTAGTTAGAAGAGATTTGGATGATAGTCATCTTAAATCCGGGGCGTCTGCAGCTTTTGCTGTCGTAAAAG GTCTTGCTACATTGAGTGGAGGGTCGCCCTTGGAGCTGAACACGGAAAGTTTCATATCTCACGCTGTGGATGGGGGATTCTTGGTGTTGCAGGATCTGTTTATATTCACATTTGCTGCTGTTAGTTTGGATTTCTGCTTTAAAACAAGGTTTGTAAGTCCGTTTCCTATCGTGAACGATAAGATCTGA
- the LOC130800810 gene encoding uncharacterized protein LOC130800810, translating into MIPFGLTLSPTTSFSLLSTTFLPKLNHIHNNGYKVLNQKLTKKQKVKLRKSGICRAELQQDAPLAIAIGACISNSYLFPFTDESLLEEEDSTLKFTDKRFFVMNLISLIPYFNWLSWVFAFSDTGKWRYAVYASVYVAPYLRSNLSIAPEDSWLPIASIVLCIIHIQLEGGESRE; encoded by the exons ATGATTCCTTTCGGTCTCACTCTCTCTCCTACTACTTCATTTTCCCTCCTCTCCACCACCTTTCTTCCTAAGCTCAATCACATTCACAACAATGGCTACAAAGTCCTTAATCAG AAATTGACGAAGAAACAGAAGGTGAAGTTGAGAAAAAGTGGAATATGCAGAGCTGAGCTACAGCAAGATGCGCCTTTGGCGATTGCTATAGGCGCGTGTATATCAAACTCATACCTATTCCCTTTTACAGATGAATCTTTGTTGGAGGAGGAAGATTCTACCTTGAAATTCACGGATAAAAGGTTTTTTGTTATGAACCTCATTAGCTTAATCCCTTACTTCAATTGGCTG AGCTGGGTTTTCGCTTTTTCGGATACTGGGAAATGGCGGTATGCTGTGTATGCAAGTGTTTATGTAGCTCCTTATCTCAG GAGTAACCTATCCATTGCACCAGAAGACAGTTGGTTGCCAATTGCAAGCATTGTTCTATGTATCATTCATATACAG CTTGAAGGAGGTGAGAGTCGTGAATGA
- the LOC130800803 gene encoding early nodulin-like protein 8, whose product MLNVGSPTCLFFLFTILILLQAKVMSYKHKVGDLNCWNIPTDAKKDVYVKWSNKTTFRVGDSLLFLYPPSQDSVIQVTPAAYKSCNLKDPILYMNDGNSLFNITQPGEFYFTSGESGHCQKGQKLHISLAGNGAIVYAPSEGPSAMSDTADAPSYHQVFGSIPTPNTSPILRFSIFLVSLIGLAIWVLV is encoded by the exons ATGTTGAATGTAGGCAGTCCAACATGTTTGTTCTTCCTCTTTACAATCCTCATTTTACTGCAAGCCAAAGTGATGAGTTATAAGCACAAAGTGGGAGACTTAAATTGCTGGAACATTCCAACTGATGCAAAGAAAGATGTTTATGTCAAATGGTCCAATAAAACCACTTTCAGAGTTGGTGATTCTCTTT TATTTTTGTACCCACCAAGCCAAGATTCAGTAATACAAGTAACACCAGCAGCATATAAATCCTGCAACTTAAAAGATCCAATCTTGTACATGAATGATGGAAATTCTCTGTTCAACATAACACAACCAGGAGAATTCTACTTCACAAGTGGTGAATCAGGACACTGTCAAAAAGGGCAGAAACTGCACATTTCTCTTGCAGGAAATGGCGCCATTGTTTATGCACCTTCAGAAGGTCCAAGCGCAATGTCAGATACTGCAGATGCACCATCTTATCATCAAGTTTTTGGGTCTATTCCTACACCAAATACTTCTCCAATCCTTAGATTTTCAATATTCTTGGTATCTTTGATTGGTTTGGCAATCTGGGTACTTGTTTAA
- the LOC130800807 gene encoding uncharacterized protein LOC130800807, with amino-acid sequence MATIISPNSSFVISQLYTSITKPQFLTPTNFHNPSNLSSHFSITSSINPQITPTPKTLNRISPISAATSKNPKIETLKSRLKNGETLYGLFLCSFSPTLAEIAGLAGYDFVVVDMEHGYGGIPEALTCLRSLAATGTPAILRLPETTATWAKKALDLGPQGIMFPMIESAKEAQKAVSYCRYPPNGVRGAAYPIVRASGYGIDSGYLTNCEEDLLIMCQVECEDAIEKIEKIAAVDGVDCIQMGPLDLSASMGYLWDPGNKKVREKMRKAEKEVLEGKMGNGGKSGAYLSGFAMPHDSPLELKKRGYHMISGAVDLLMFRSAAVEDVRKFKMSMEDDDDDDDQTAESKDDDEKYWSEG; translated from the coding sequence ATGGCAACCATAATCTCTCCCAATTCATCCTTCGTAATCTCCCAACTTTACACCTCCATTACCAAACCTCAATTCCTCACTCCCACCAACTTCCACAACCCATCCAATTTGTCATCTCACTTCTCAATCACATCCTCCATAAACCCCCAAATCACTCCCAcccccaaaaccctaaaccgaaTCTCCCCCATTTCCGCAGCTACatccaaaaaccctaaaatagaAACTTTAAAATCACGCCTCAAAAATGGCGAAACCCTCTATGGATTATTCCTCTGTTCATTCTCCCCTACTCTCGCCGAAATCGCCGGTCTCGCGGGCTATGATTTTGTCGTCGTTGATATGGAGCATGGTTATGGCGGAATTCCCGAGGCGTTGACGTGTCTTCGCTCTCTTGCCGCCACTGGTACTCCAGCGATTCTTCGGTTACCAGAAACAACCGCAACATGGGCGAAAAAGGCCCTTGATTTAGGTCCACAAGGGATTATGTTCCCTATGATTGAATCCGCTAAGGAAGCGCAAAAAGCCGTCTCATATTGCCGTTACCCGCCCAATGGAGTCCGTGGGGCAGCCTACCCGATTGTTCGTGCTTCAGGGTATGGTATTGATTCCGGGTATTTAACGAATTGTGAGGAGGATTTGCTGATAATGTGCCAAGTTGAATGTGAGGATGCCATTGAGAAAATTGAGAAGATTGCAGCCGTTGATGGGGTAGATTGCATTCAGATGGGACCGTTGGATTTGAGTGCTAGTATGGGGTATTTGTGGGACCCAGGGAACAAGAAAGTAAGGGAGAAGATGAGGAAAGCAGAGAAGGAAGTGTTGGAAGGTAAAATGGGAAATGGTGGTAAAAGTGGGGCCTACTTATCTGGGTTTGCTATGCCACATGATAGTCCACTGGAGCTTAAGAAACGTGGGTATCATATGATTTCTGGTGCAGTTGATTTGCTGATGTTTAGAAGTGCTGCTGTTGAAGATGTTAGGAAGTTTAAGATGAGtatggaagatgatgatgatgatgatgatcagaCGGCTGAGAGTAAAGATGATGATGAGAAGTATTGGAGTGAAGGATGA